The proteins below come from a single Tachysurus fulvidraco isolate hzauxx_2018 chromosome 13, HZAU_PFXX_2.0, whole genome shotgun sequence genomic window:
- the LOC113658628 gene encoding lectin-like, whose protein sequence is MSRNFLSMNEELQKGDFLLSNNREYKAIFQEDGNFVVYGWKQIWASNTGGHPEAKTLIMQEDCNCVMYSDGTVLWHTNTHKSDVKRCRLTLRNDGRLDVMNDGAVVWSSTK, encoded by the exons ATGAGTAGGAACTTCTTGTCCATGAATGAAGAGCTCCAGAAGGGTGACTTCCTGTTATCCAACAATAGAGAGTACAAGGCCATCTTTCAG GAGGACGGGAACTTTGTGGTCTACGGCTGGAAGCAGATTTGGGCGTCTAACACTGGTGGACACCCTGAAGCCAAAACGCTGATCATGCAGGAAGACTGCAACTGTGTCATGTACTCAGATGGCACAGTGTTGTGGCACACCAACACTCACAAGTCCGACGTCAAACGTTGCCGCTTAACTCTGAGAAATGACGGCAGACTGGATGTGATGAATGATGGTGCTGTTGTGTGGTCATCTACAAAATGA